The following are encoded together in the Triticum dicoccoides isolate Atlit2015 ecotype Zavitan chromosome 6B, WEW_v2.0, whole genome shotgun sequence genome:
- the LOC119323103 gene encoding uncharacterized protein LOC119323103 codes for MAATAAAEADGGGAVTTRLFVGGLAEGVSAADLEAVFGSIGRVAGVEFVRTSGRSFAYVDFQCPSHKALAKLFSTYNGCKWKGGKLKLEKAKEHYLVRLKREWEQEAAAAAAAAQEMPAEDSVDKQEEKEKRKLEKDALESSKLNIYFPRLRKLKPLPFKGSGKHKYSFRNIEVPSYPIHFCDCEEHCGPPEKANEEYAAVLNRVAYEKERNIMNSVMSKLFEKDTEQIDSSEVQKQDVVNIMEPSDAETEPSNAETEPSDTETEPSDSDNNLPMEETTETPEEDLDDLQMEETDDPSEEELDDDDLVINIAPRKANNSAAQLNRANQAVNKDERFRKRQHFDEISPQKKRQKSEDLSEPRNKKQSTSMNADRRTTGKSLPSVAVAIQNEQKSSVLSGKGTHGFSSVLDRAKSSAGLQGVDALTGRSTKNEGSQNELPTTEPKRGSVWTQKSAWRDLVGGMGATSFSISQILPNINPAPPKLEPATETSVARTESRREVTSLGMTSLGSPEAITQPSAEQNSPSSTGTPSAGTTVGSAGHETRGCDVSNKVEEPRVVPKITISEVCPFMRNEESIQQWSKAKKFLTGFIKRGDEKKTGSSNSRRGKPQSRRG; via the exons ATGGCGGCGACGGCCGCGGCGGAGGCAGACGGCGGTGGCGCCGTCACCACGCGTCTATTCGTAGGCGGGCTGGCGGAGGGCGTGTCCGCGGCCGACCTGGAGGCCGTGTTCGGCTCCATCGGCCGCGTCGCCGGCGTCGAGTTCGTGCGCACCAGCGGCCGCAGCTTCGCCTACGTCGACTTCCAATGCCCCTCCCACAAGGCCCTGGCCAAGCTCTTCTCCACC TACAATGGGTGCAAATGGAAAGGAGGGAAGCTGAAACTGGAGAAGGCCAAGGAGCACTACCTCGTTCGACTGAAGCGAGAATGggagcaggaggcggcggcggcagcggcagctgCTCAAGAAATGCCTGCGGAAGATAGTGTGGACAagcaggaggagaaggagaagcggaAGCTGGAGAAGGATGCTCTGGAAAGTTCAAAGCTTAACATCTACTTCCCGAGATTGAGGAAG CTGAAACCTTTGCCTTTTAAAGGCAGTGGAAAGCACAAATACAGTTTCAGAAATATTGAAGTCCCTTCTTACCCAATTCATTTCTGCGACTGTGAGGAGCACTGTGGACCTCCTGAGAAAGCTAATGAAGAATATGCTGCTGTTCTTAATCGTGTTGCATATGAGAAGGAGCGAAACATCATGAATTCTGTGATGAGTAAGCTCTTTGAGAAGGACACTGAGCAAATCGATTCGTCGGAAGTGCAGAAACAAGATGTTGTTAACATCATGGAACCGTCTGATGCTGAGACAGAACCCTCTAATGCTGAGACAGAGCCCTCTGATACGGAGACAGAACCCTCTGATTCCGACAATAATTTGCCAATGGAAGAAACAACAGAAACTCCTGAAGAAGATTTGGATGACCTCCAAATGGAAGAAACAGATGATCCTTCTGAAGAAGAATTGGATGATGATGACCTTGTGATCAACATTGCTCCTCGCAAGGCCAACAACTCAGCTGCCCAGTTAAATAGGGCAAACCAAGCAGTGAATAAG GACGAGCGGTTCAGGAAACGTCAGCATTTTGATGAGATTTCTCCACAAAAGAAGAGACAGAAATCAGAGGATTTATCTGAACCTAGAAACAAGAAGCAGTCTACTTCAATGAATGCAGACAGGAGGACTACAGGGAAGTCTTTGCCATCTGTGGCAGTAGCCATCCAAAATGAACAAAAATCCTCTGTTTTGTCAGGAAAAGGAACGCATGGTTTCTCTTCTGTACTTGATAGAGCTAAAAGTTCTGCTGGTCTTCAAGGTGTTGATGCTCTAACAGGTCGTTCCACCAAAAACGAAGGTTCACAAAATGAGCTTCCTACTACTGAACCAAAAAGGGGTTCTGTGTGGACTCAGAAGTCTGCCTGGAGAGATCTTGTAGGAGGCATGGGGGCTACGTCTTTCAGTATATCGCAGATATTGCCGAACATCAACCCAGCACCACCAAAACTTGAACCTGCTACCGAGACCTCTGTCGCGCGCACCGAATCCAGGAGGGAAGTGACCTCATTAGGTATGACATCTCTGGGATCCCCAGAGGCTATAACTCAGCCCTCGGCTGAGCAGAACTCGCCGAGTTCCACGGGAACGCCATCTGCTGGAACAACAGTTGGTTCAGCTGGTCATGAAACCCGAGGGTGCGACGTGAGCAACAAGGTAGAAGAACCGCGCGTGGTCCCAAAGATTACAATCAGTGAAGTCTGCCCGTTCATGAGAAACGAAGAGTCAATTCAGCAATGGTCGAAGGCAAAGAAATTTCTAACCGGGTTCATCAAGAGGGGCGACGAGAAGAAAACCGGATCCAGCAACTCCAGGAGAGGAAAGCCACAGTCACGGAGAGGATAA
- the LOC119323898 gene encoding putative vacuolar cation/proton exchanger 4: MTSTAASGSDSRRLLPGRQNSRQMDRINGNGQKFATQASTFSDGADEFDDDTLIASEGLSRRTGGFERNAGPGNLGMFGSLKFVLLKSKLNLLIPCGFVAIVVKDMTGNNGWVFPLTLLGIIPLAERLGFATEQLAFFTGPTVGGLLNATFGNATELIISIHALRSGKLRVVQQSLLGSILSNLLLVLGCAFFSGGVTCGKTEQNFSKSEAVVSSGLLLMAVLGLLPPTVLHYTHSEVHSGKSGLALSRFSSCVMLVAYACYIYFELTTSRRREESNEGRGENVGDADNIEAPDISKWEAIAWLAILTIWISVLSDYLVNAIDGASQAWNIPVAFISVILLPIVGNAAEHASAVMFAMKDKLDLSLGVAIGSSTQMSMFGIPFCVVIGWMMGQPMDLNFHLFETASLLMTVLVVAFLLQDGTSNCLKGLMLFLCYLIVAASFYVHSDQDPDGNNPAQN, encoded by the exons ATGACGTCGACGGCGGCGTCCGGCTCCGACTCCCGGCGGCTCTTGCCCGGCCGTCAGAACTCTCGTCAG ATGGACAGGATCAATGGAAATGGCCAGAAGTTTGCCACTCAA GCCTCCACATTCTCCGATGGAGCAGACGAATTTGACGACGACACGCTTATTGCCTCGGAAGGGCTGTCTCGCAGAACCGGCGGCTTTGAGAGAAATGCAGGCCCTGGGAATTTGGGGATGTTTGGTAGCCTCAAGTTTGTGCTGCTCAAGTCAAAGCTCAACCTGTTGATACCATGTGGCTTTGTGGCGATCGTCGTCAAGGACATGACAGGAAATAAT GGCTGGGTATTTCCCCTGACTCTGTTGGGCATTATTCCTTTGGCCGAGCGACTGGGTTTCGCCACCGA GCAGTTAGCATTCTTCACAGGCCCAACAG TTGGGGGCCTTCTGAATGCTACATTTGGCAATGCAACCGAGTTGATTATATCGATCCATGCGCTAAGGAGCGGAAAGTTACGAGTTGTCCAGCAGTCTCTGCTAGGGTCCATCCTGTCAAACTTGCTTCTGGTTCTCGGTTGCGCATTTTTCAGTGGAGGGGTCACCTGTGGCAAAACGGAGCAGAATTTCAGCAAG TCAGAGGCAGTAGTGAGCTCTGGGCTGCTTTTGATGGCCGTATTGGGGTTGCTGCCTCCTACTGTGCTGCATTACACTCATTCAGAAGTCCACTCTGGAAAGTCAGGACTAGCCTTGTCAAGGTTCAGCAGCTGCGTCATGCTTGTTGCTTACGCTTGCTACATCTACTTTGAACTGACAACCAGTCGCCGTCGCGAGGAATCTAATGAA GGAAGAGGTGAGAATGTAGGGGATGCTGACAACATTGAAGCTCCTGACATTTCAAAATGGGAAGCCATTGCCTGGCTTGCAATTTTAACAATTTGGATCTCAGTACTCTCTGACTACTTAGTTAATGCAATTGAC GGGGCTTCACAGGCCTGGAATATACCGGTTGCGTTCATCAGTGTTATTTTACTTCCAATCGTGGGGAATGCTGCAGAACATGCTAGTGCTGTCATGTTCGCGATGAAAGATAAATTA GATCTTTCCCTGGGAGTTGCAATAGGGTCATCAACACAAATGTCCATGTTTGGG ATACCATTTTGTGTAGTGATAGGGTGGATGATGGGCCAGCCCATGGACTTGAACTTTCATCTCTTCGAGACCGCAAGCCTCTTAATGACGGTACTGGTTGTCGCTTTTTTATTGCAG GATGGGACTTCAAATTGCTTAAAAGGGTTGATGCTGTTTCTATGCTATCTGATAGTCGCTGCTAGTTTCTATGTACATTCCGATCAGGATCCTGATG GTAATAACCCTGCGCAAAACTAG